One region of Bacillus pumilus genomic DNA includes:
- a CDS encoding DUF3388 domain-containing protein gives MAKLEWYFEYEIQVNRPGLLGDISSLMGMLSINIVTINGVDVSRRGMLLRCDHTDQIKRLESILNTMETIKVTKLRQPKLRDRLAVRHGRYIQRDADDKKTFRFERDELGLLVDFMAELFKKEGHKLIGIRGMPRVGKTESIVASSVCASKRWLFVSSTLLKQTIRSQLIADEYSPDNVFIIDGIVSTRRGSEKHLQLLREIMRLPATKVVEHPDIFIQNSEYTMDDFDYIIELRNSADEEITYEHAEEPQVFDHSGFSGFDF, from the coding sequence TTGGCAAAGCTCGAATGGTATTTTGAATATGAGATACAGGTAAACCGTCCCGGACTTTTAGGAGACATTTCATCTCTAATGGGGATGCTTTCAATTAATATTGTGACAATTAATGGTGTTGATGTATCAAGACGCGGAATGCTTCTGCGCTGTGACCATACAGATCAAATTAAGCGCCTTGAATCAATTTTAAATACAATGGAAACGATAAAAGTAACGAAATTAAGACAGCCAAAACTTCGTGACCGCTTAGCGGTTCGTCACGGCAGATATATTCAGCGTGATGCAGATGACAAAAAGACGTTCCGATTTGAAAGGGACGAGCTTGGTCTTCTTGTTGATTTTATGGCTGAGCTATTTAAAAAAGAAGGACATAAATTGATTGGGATTCGCGGGATGCCGCGTGTCGGAAAAACAGAATCAATTGTGGCTTCAAGTGTATGTGCCAGCAAGAGATGGCTTTTTGTATCGTCCACTCTTTTGAAACAGACGATCCGAAGCCAGCTGATTGCGGATGAATACAGCCCAGATAACGTCTTTATTATTGATGGAATTGTGTCGACGCGAAGAGGTTCTGAGAAGCACTTGCAGCTTTTAAGAGAAATTATGAGACTGCCGGCAACAAAAGTAGTTGAGCATCCAGACATCTTTATTCAAAATTCAGAATATACAATGGATGATTTCGACTATATCATTGAATTGCGTAATAGTGCAGACGAAGAGATTACATATGAGCACGCTGAAGAACCACAAGTGTTTGATCATTCTGGTTTTTCTGGCTTCGATTTTTAA
- a CDS encoding helix-turn-helix domain-containing protein: MTELGKRLIEAREEKGMSLEDLQTVTKIQKRYLLAIEQGNYDIIPGKFYVRAFIKQYAEAVGLNPEQLFEEFRKDVPSTYNDEVSDKLSNIKPQRELPKPASKVLELLPTILIIGGVLVVIAIIYVIVQAVNHDSGQKNNQTAPQQSESKYEVSEDSSLAKDQKKKEKASSDDQEKSSKKDDSSKDSSKDDETVSLKAANTEGSTTTYEVSGADEMELTISATKASWLRVRDESGKVLKMGELKDGESFKTDLSELSQVDIRLGNATGIDIKVNDETLKYELDPKNTMTQNIVIVNKGKEKSS, encoded by the coding sequence TTGACTGAATTGGGAAAACGGCTCATTGAGGCCAGAGAGGAAAAAGGGATGTCGCTGGAGGATCTTCAGACGGTGACCAAAATCCAAAAGCGCTACTTGCTAGCAATCGAACAAGGAAACTATGATATTATTCCAGGTAAATTTTACGTCAGAGCATTTATTAAACAATATGCCGAAGCCGTTGGACTAAATCCTGAACAATTGTTCGAAGAATTTCGTAAAGATGTGCCGAGCACGTATAACGATGAAGTATCTGATAAATTATCAAATATTAAGCCGCAAAGAGAGCTGCCTAAGCCTGCCTCGAAGGTGCTTGAGTTGCTGCCGACCATTTTGATTATTGGAGGCGTCCTTGTGGTCATCGCGATCATTTATGTCATCGTGCAGGCGGTCAATCATGATAGCGGACAGAAGAACAACCAGACGGCTCCTCAGCAGTCAGAATCTAAGTATGAAGTATCTGAGGATTCATCTCTTGCCAAGGATCAAAAGAAAAAAGAAAAAGCTTCGTCAGATGATCAAGAAAAATCATCTAAAAAAGATGACTCATCAAAGGATTCATCCAAAGACGATGAAACGGTCTCTTTGAAGGCAGCGAATACAGAAGGCTCAACGACAACGTATGAAGTGTCAGGCGCAGATGAGATGGAGTTAACCATTTCTGCTACAAAAGCTTCTTGGCTGCGCGTCAGAGACGAATCTGGAAAAGTGCTGAAAATGGGTGAACTAAAAGATGGTGAATCGTTTAAAACAGACCTGTCTGAGCTCTCTCAGGTCGATATCCGTCTAGGCAATGCGACTGGAATTGATATTAAGGTGAATGACGAGACACTTAAGTACGAATTAGACCCTAAGAACACCATGACACAAAACATTGTGATTGTGAATAAAGGAAAGGAAAAGTCATCTTAA
- the pgsA gene encoding CDP-diacylglycerol--glycerol-3-phosphate 3-phosphatidyltransferase yields the protein MFNLPNKITLSRIALIPVFMIIMLAPLDWGVARFGHVSIEVTHLVGAILFIVASTTDWIDGYYARKLNLVTNFGKFLDPLADKLLVSAALIILVQYNLTPAWMAIVIISREFAVTGLRLVLAGGGEVVAANMLGKVKTWAQIIAISALLLHNLPFELVSFPFGDLAMWVAVFFTVVSGWDYFVKNWEALKNAN from the coding sequence ATGTTTAACTTACCGAATAAAATAACTCTTTCTAGGATCGCCTTGATCCCTGTTTTTATGATTATTATGCTTGCACCTTTAGATTGGGGCGTTGCACGTTTTGGTCACGTCAGCATCGAAGTGACGCATCTTGTTGGAGCAATCCTGTTTATTGTTGCTTCGACAACGGACTGGATTGATGGGTACTATGCGCGTAAACTGAACTTAGTGACGAATTTTGGTAAATTTTTAGATCCGCTTGCAGATAAATTGCTTGTTTCAGCTGCTTTAATTATACTTGTTCAGTACAACCTCACGCCGGCATGGATGGCGATTGTGATCATTAGCCGTGAATTTGCTGTAACTGGTCTAAGGCTTGTACTAGCCGGAGGCGGTGAAGTGGTAGCAGCTAATATGCTTGGAAAAGTGAAAACATGGGCGCAAATCATTGCGATTTCAGCTCTTCTATTGCATAACCTGCCGTTCGAACTTGTATCATTCCCGTTTGGTGACCTTGCGATGTGGGTAGCAGTGTTCTTCACTGTTGTGTCAGGCTGGGATTACTTTGTGAAAAACTGGGAAGCTTTAAAGAATGCTAACTAA
- a CDS encoding competence/damage-inducible protein A, which translates to MKSERKAEIIAVGSELLLGQITNTNAQFISKQLAEIGVNVYYHTAVGDNPERLKRAIQVAQERSNFIIFSGGLGPTKDDLTKETIASTLGKELVLNEEAFESIQEYFRKTGRDMSPNNRKQALVLEGSDVLVNRFGMAPGMFIQENDTFYMLLPGPPSELHPMFENEAKPLISEKLDLKEKIVSVVLRFFGIGESQLETDLEDLIDAQTNPTIAPLASDGEVTLRLTAKHKDEKETERLLKETEAKILARVGEYFYGYGDTSLVREASKALHEHGKTVAAAESLTGGMFSEWLTDLEGASSILSGSIVCYTNQVKQQVLGCREETLSSHGAVSKECALELAEGARKLTGSDIGISFTGVAGPDTHEGQPVGKVFIGLSTKDHTDVFEWMFTGSRSGIRKRAVKYGLHHLLNLLKES; encoded by the coding sequence TTGAAGTCAGAGAGAAAAGCAGAAATTATTGCAGTCGGTTCCGAACTTTTGCTAGGGCAAATTACGAATACGAATGCACAATTCATCAGCAAACAGCTGGCTGAAATTGGTGTGAATGTTTATTACCATACAGCAGTTGGTGACAATCCAGAGCGTTTAAAAAGGGCCATTCAAGTGGCGCAGGAAAGATCGAATTTTATTATCTTCTCAGGTGGTCTTGGACCAACGAAAGATGATTTAACAAAAGAAACCATCGCGAGTACGCTTGGAAAAGAGCTCGTGCTAAATGAAGAAGCATTTGAATCCATTCAAGAATACTTTCGAAAGACTGGACGAGACATGTCACCGAATAACCGGAAGCAGGCACTCGTCCTAGAAGGATCTGATGTGCTCGTGAACCGGTTTGGAATGGCTCCAGGTATGTTTATTCAAGAAAACGATACGTTTTATATGCTTCTTCCTGGTCCGCCAAGTGAACTGCATCCAATGTTTGAGAACGAGGCGAAGCCGCTGATATCTGAGAAACTGGATTTGAAGGAAAAAATCGTGTCTGTTGTTCTTCGCTTTTTCGGAATCGGTGAATCACAGCTTGAAACAGACCTAGAAGATTTAATTGATGCTCAAACCAACCCAACGATTGCACCTCTCGCATCTGACGGTGAAGTGACACTTAGGCTCACGGCTAAGCATAAGGATGAAAAAGAAACGGAGCGTCTGTTAAAAGAGACGGAAGCGAAAATTTTAGCGCGTGTAGGAGAGTACTTCTACGGGTATGGTGATACATCACTTGTCCGTGAAGCCTCCAAGGCCTTGCACGAACACGGGAAAACAGTGGCAGCGGCTGAGAGCCTGACAGGAGGAATGTTTTCTGAATGGCTGACAGACCTTGAAGGTGCATCGTCGATTTTAAGCGGCAGTATCGTTTGTTATACAAACCAAGTCAAACAGCAGGTGCTTGGCTGCCGTGAGGAAACATTGTCTTCTCATGGTGCTGTTAGCAAAGAGTGTGCTTTAGAGCTTGCTGAAGGTGCTAGAAAGCTTACGGGAAGTGATATTGGCATTAGCTTTACGGGTGTAGCAGGCCCTGATACCCACGAGGGACAGCCTGTCGGAAAAGTGTTCATCGGGCTATCTACGAAAGACCATACAGACGTGTTTGAATGGATGTTTACAGGAAGCCGGTCGGGCATTCGAAAGCGCGCTGTGAAATACGGACTGCATCACTTGCTCAATTTATTAAAAGAAAGTTAA
- the recA gene encoding recombinase RecA gives MSDRQAALDMALKQIEKQFGKGSIMKLGERTDTRISTVPSGSLALDTALGIGGYPRGRIIEVYGPESSGKTTVALHAIAEVQQQGGQAAFIDAEHALDPVYAQKLGVNIDELLLSQPDTGEQALEIAEALVRSGAVDIVVIDSVAALVPKAEIEGDMGDSHVGLQARLMSQALRKLSGAINKSKTIAIFINQIREKVGVMFGNPETTPGGRALKFYSSVRLEVRRAEQLKQGNDIMGNKTRIKVVKNKVAPPFRIAEVDIMYGEGISKEGEIIDLGSELDIVQKSGAWYSYQEERLGQGRENAKQFLKENKDILLMIQEQIREHYGLDTNGVKAAEEEEGQEELEI, from the coding sequence ATGAGTGATCGTCAAGCAGCCTTAGATATGGCTCTTAAACAAATAGAAAAACAGTTTGGTAAAGGCTCTATTATGAAACTAGGAGAGCGAACAGATACACGTATTTCAACAGTACCGAGTGGTTCGTTAGCACTTGATACTGCACTAGGAATAGGTGGATATCCTCGCGGTCGTATTATTGAAGTATATGGTCCAGAGAGTTCTGGTAAAACGACAGTAGCACTTCATGCCATTGCCGAGGTTCAGCAGCAGGGAGGACAAGCTGCATTTATTGATGCAGAGCATGCGCTCGATCCAGTTTATGCTCAAAAACTAGGTGTCAATATTGATGAGTTGTTACTTTCTCAGCCTGATACAGGAGAACAAGCACTTGAAATTGCAGAAGCTCTTGTCCGCAGTGGTGCAGTTGACATTGTTGTTATTGACTCAGTAGCTGCTCTTGTGCCAAAAGCAGAGATTGAAGGAGACATGGGTGATTCACACGTTGGTCTACAAGCACGCTTGATGTCCCAAGCACTTCGTAAACTATCTGGTGCCATTAATAAATCAAAAACCATTGCCATCTTTATTAACCAAATTCGTGAAAAAGTTGGGGTCATGTTCGGTAACCCTGAAACAACGCCAGGTGGACGTGCGCTGAAGTTCTATTCATCTGTTCGTTTAGAAGTGCGCCGTGCTGAACAGCTGAAGCAGGGCAATGACATTATGGGGAATAAAACGAGAATTAAAGTAGTGAAAAACAAAGTAGCACCGCCATTCCGTATTGCAGAAGTAGACATTATGTACGGTGAAGGAATTTCAAAAGAGGGCGAAATCATCGACCTTGGAAGCGAACTAGATATCGTACAAAAGAGCGGTGCTTGGTATTCTTACCAAGAGGAACGTCTTGGACAAGGCCGCGAAAATGCGAAACAGTTCCTTAAAGAAAACAAAGATATTCTTCTCATGATTCAAGAACAAATTAGAGAGCACTACGGTTTGGATACAAACGGAGTGAAAGCAGCTGAAGAAGAAGAAGGTCAAGAGGAATTGGAAATTTAA
- the rny gene encoding ribonuclease Y: MSPTMFTIISILLSLICLVVGYFVRKTIAEAKISGARNMAEQIVEDAKRDAEALKKEALLEAKDEIHSFRVEAEQEVRERRNELQRQENRLLQKEENLDRKDESLDKRESLLEKRDHSLNERQQHIEEMESKVDDMIRLQKAELERISSLTRDEAKQIILDQVENELSHDIAVMTKESENRAKEEADKKAKNILSLALQRCAADHVAETTVSVVNLPNDEMKGRIIGREGRNIRTLETLTGIDLIIDDTPEAVILSGFDPIRRETARIALDKLVQDGRIHPARIEEMVEKSRREVDDYIREMGEQTTFEVGVHGLHPDLIKILGRLKFRTSYGQNVLKHSIEVAHLAGLMASELGEDAKLAKRAGLLHDIGKAIDHEVEGSHVEIGVELATKYKEHPVVINSIASHHGDQEPTSIIAVLVAAADALSAARPGARSETLENYIRRLEKLEDISESYEGVEKSFAIQAGREVRIMVKPDSINDLEAHRLARDIRKRIEDELDYPGHIKVTVIRETRAVEYAK; this comes from the coding sequence ATGTCGCCTACGATGTTTACGATCATCTCCATTTTGCTGAGCCTAATCTGTTTAGTTGTTGGCTACTTTGTTCGTAAAACCATTGCAGAAGCAAAAATATCCGGCGCAAGAAACATGGCCGAACAAATTGTTGAGGATGCAAAGCGTGATGCGGAAGCATTGAAGAAAGAAGCGCTCTTGGAAGCGAAAGATGAAATTCATTCCTTTCGTGTAGAGGCGGAGCAAGAAGTTCGTGAAAGACGTAATGAGCTTCAAAGACAAGAAAACCGTTTACTTCAAAAAGAGGAAAATCTTGATCGCAAAGATGAATCTTTAGATAAACGGGAGTCCCTGTTGGAGAAGAGAGATCATTCTCTGAATGAACGACAACAACATATTGAAGAGATGGAAAGCAAAGTGGATGATATGATTCGTTTGCAGAAAGCCGAGTTGGAACGTATTTCAAGTTTAACTCGAGATGAAGCGAAACAAATCATTCTGGATCAAGTTGAAAATGAGCTTTCCCACGACATTGCAGTCATGACGAAAGAATCTGAAAACCGAGCGAAAGAAGAGGCTGATAAAAAGGCGAAAAATATTCTTTCACTTGCGTTACAGCGTTGTGCAGCTGATCATGTAGCTGAAACGACGGTATCTGTAGTCAATCTTCCAAATGATGAGATGAAAGGTCGTATTATCGGACGTGAAGGACGAAATATCCGTACGTTAGAAACGTTAACAGGTATTGACTTGATCATAGATGATACACCTGAAGCTGTTATCCTATCGGGCTTTGATCCGATTAGACGTGAAACAGCGAGGATAGCTCTGGACAAGCTAGTCCAGGATGGCCGCATTCATCCTGCACGAATTGAAGAAATGGTGGAAAAATCACGCCGTGAAGTCGATGATTATATCCGTGAGATGGGTGAGCAAACGACATTCGAAGTCGGAGTTCACGGTCTGCATCCGGATCTCATCAAGATTCTCGGTCGCTTAAAATTCCGTACAAGTTATGGACAAAATGTCCTGAAGCATTCAATTGAGGTTGCACATCTTGCAGGTCTCATGGCTTCAGAGCTTGGAGAAGATGCAAAGCTTGCAAAACGAGCAGGTCTTCTGCATGACATTGGAAAAGCCATTGATCATGAAGTAGAAGGAAGCCACGTAGAAATTGGCGTTGAGCTTGCGACGAAATATAAAGAGCATCCTGTTGTCATCAACAGTATTGCCTCTCACCACGGTGACCAAGAACCGACATCTATTATCGCTGTTCTTGTTGCGGCAGCAGATGCATTATCTGCAGCACGCCCTGGTGCACGAAGTGAGACGCTTGAAAATTACATTCGGAGACTTGAGAAATTAGAAGATATCTCTGAATCTTATGAAGGTGTTGAAAAATCGTTTGCGATACAGGCTGGACGTGAAGTACGTATTATGGTGAAGCCGGATTCAATTAATGATCTTGAAGCTCACCGTCTAGCAAGGGATATTCGTAAGCGGATTGAGGACGAGCTCGATTACCCTGGTCACATTAAAGTGACGGTCATTCGAGAAACTCGCGCAGTAGAGTATGCAAAATAG
- a CDS encoding TIGR00282 family metallophosphoesterase, with amino-acid sequence MKILFVGDIVGSPGRDTLKEYLPKLKKKYQPHFTIVNGENAAHGKGITEKIYHELLQAGADVLTMGNHTWDKRDIFDFIDDAANMVRPANFPEGTPGKGLTFIKKQGKELAVINLQGRTFLPPLDCPFQKVDELIAEASKRTPFIFIDFHGEATSEKLAMGWYTDGRASCVVGTHTHVQTADNRVLPKGTAYISDVGMTGPYDGILGVDRETIIKRFKTSLPVRFEIAEGRTTLSAVIVEIDEQSKKAVKIDRILINDDHIFFE; translated from the coding sequence ATGAAAATATTATTTGTTGGAGATATTGTCGGTTCACCTGGACGAGACACACTGAAAGAATACTTGCCAAAGCTAAAGAAGAAATATCAGCCCCACTTTACCATTGTCAATGGAGAAAATGCTGCTCATGGAAAAGGGATCACTGAAAAAATCTATCATGAACTGCTGCAAGCAGGAGCTGACGTGCTTACAATGGGCAACCATACATGGGATAAAAGAGACATTTTTGATTTCATCGATGACGCAGCCAACATGGTTCGTCCGGCGAACTTCCCAGAAGGTACACCTGGTAAAGGTCTGACGTTTATCAAAAAACAAGGGAAAGAATTAGCCGTCATCAACCTGCAAGGACGTACTTTTTTACCCCCACTTGACTGCCCATTTCAAAAAGTAGACGAGTTAATTGCGGAAGCATCTAAACGTACACCGTTCATTTTTATTGATTTTCATGGTGAAGCCACAAGTGAAAAGCTAGCGATGGGCTGGTATACAGACGGTCGTGCATCATGTGTCGTTGGAACGCATACACATGTTCAAACAGCAGATAACCGCGTTTTGCCAAAAGGAACTGCGTATATTTCAGATGTGGGAATGACAGGACCTTATGATGGCATTTTAGGTGTTGATCGGGAGACGATTATTAAACGATTCAAAACGAGTCTTCCAGTCCGTTTTGAGATTGCGGAAGGACGCACGACATTAAGTGCAGTAATCGTAGAAATTGACGAACAGTCGAAAAAAGCTGTCAAAATTGATCGAATTTTGATAAATGATGACCATATTTTCTTTGAATAA
- the spoVS gene encoding stage V sporulation protein SpoVS, which produces MEILKVSAKSNPNSVAGALAGVLRERGAAEIQAIGAGALNQAVKAVAIARGFVAPSGVDLICIPAFTDILIDGEERTAIKLIVEPR; this is translated from the coding sequence ATGGAAATTTTAAAAGTTTCAGCAAAGTCAAATCCGAATTCAGTAGCAGGAGCATTAGCAGGCGTTTTACGTGAACGCGGTGCAGCGGAAATACAAGCAATCGGCGCTGGAGCGCTGAATCAGGCGGTCAAGGCTGTAGCCATAGCAAGGGGATTTGTTGCACCAAGTGGAGTGGATTTGATATGCATTCCAGCTTTTACTGACATTCTTATCGATGGAGAAGAAAGAACAGCCATCAAATTGATTGTTGAGCCACGATAA
- a CDS encoding efflux RND transporter permease subunit has product MVEAFLKRGKLVFILFFIVLIAGGYLFTQLPKRELPEFQANIVTISTVFPGADAKQVEIDVTNKLESAISDINGVEKTSSVSAIGFSNIVLEIDDQADFQKVASQIKNETTSAASSFPDGVMEPDVKDEFGNVPVGSYMIVSSKSSDLAKSQESLRALKEKVEDIKGVDSVVIKGFNDKQAVLNLDSSKLEEEGLNVTDVTNAINQEFDTSPLGDIRAGGDKVKLSINTYDRLNQVKKLELFSKTNREPVTISQLGSLKEVEKEKSDIVSYNGEPAYSFTVNIKPGLDIPKMYNKVSDVIEKEKELPSDVEWVNYYSQKSEVDAIFNDLIKEAIVAVIAVIVVTTLGLTIGGAFIVSLAIPLSITIGTIPLPFLQVDLNQISIIGFIIALGILVDDAIVVNDNILRQMKKYESPLKGTIAGVKEVAGSILTSTLAVVFAFLPLVFLSGANGSFIRALPSVLVTTVLASMVISLTLVPVYQYTVNRKRQKKKIQKEPGFLGKPLKKLADFYADRVLTNIVKRPLLIGLSGLLVATLAFLLIFVTPFEFFPAANKKEVVVTVTLPSETTLDKTNETLEKIEQEMKQQKGIEETAIFAGGGVPNLFNESISNASDHTGQVVVRVDNDQMTSKQLIDRMTEPLRKKFKDADIFMKTIVQGPPTGAPVTVTIAGDSFAKLIDVKETLTSEMKEKGASLITDDVNQPVKTISFELNRDRMAEDGLSAQLVSRQLGLVTEGMPLGSFKQGTKDIDLVVKQDVGTHQNGLKLKEIKVPVNSNEGGMPSLEPLSRYVKEKETEQYESIPHENGIPTITLKAYPGTSESFKGDMKEVVDQVGKTDAAKDLAISQGGENEDQTKFFIEISLLFGVVLLLIYVTIAFQFNSLMLPLLVLGTVYLAISGAVIGLFVTKTPFSFMATMGIVSLAGIVVRNAVVLFEFIEQRRKQGFDQQTAVIEAGRARIRPILLTAFTALVALMPVALSNDPLFKPLAICIVSGVFFSTILTLLIVPALYIAVSKRR; this is encoded by the coding sequence ATGGTTGAAGCTTTTTTGAAAAGAGGAAAGCTTGTTTTTATTTTATTTTTTATTGTTCTCATTGCTGGCGGCTATTTATTTACGCAGCTTCCTAAGCGAGAACTGCCAGAATTCCAAGCGAATATTGTCACAATTTCCACCGTGTTCCCAGGTGCGGATGCAAAACAGGTGGAAATTGATGTAACCAATAAGCTCGAATCAGCCATATCTGATATCAATGGTGTAGAGAAAACGAGCTCTGTTTCTGCTATTGGTTTTTCAAATATTGTGCTTGAAATTGATGATCAAGCCGACTTTCAAAAGGTGGCAAGTCAAATTAAGAACGAAACCACAAGTGCTGCATCGTCCTTTCCTGACGGAGTGATGGAGCCAGATGTAAAGGATGAGTTCGGCAACGTGCCCGTTGGTTCATACATGATTGTGTCCAGTAAGTCATCAGACTTAGCAAAAAGTCAGGAATCGCTGCGTGCGTTGAAGGAAAAGGTTGAGGACATCAAAGGGGTAGACAGTGTCGTCATCAAAGGATTCAATGACAAGCAAGCGGTATTAAACTTAGATTCAAGCAAACTGGAGGAAGAAGGGTTAAATGTAACGGATGTCACAAATGCCATCAATCAGGAGTTTGACACATCTCCACTAGGCGACATTCGGGCAGGCGGCGATAAGGTCAAGCTGTCCATCAATACCTACGACCGTTTGAATCAAGTGAAAAAGCTTGAGCTTTTCTCCAAAACGAACCGTGAACCGGTCACAATCAGTCAGCTTGGCAGCTTAAAAGAAGTAGAAAAAGAGAAAAGTGACATTGTGTCGTATAACGGAGAGCCTGCCTATTCATTTACAGTCAATATCAAACCAGGGCTTGATATCCCTAAAATGTATAACAAAGTAAGTGATGTTATTGAGAAAGAGAAAGAGCTTCCAAGTGATGTCGAGTGGGTAAACTACTATTCACAAAAAAGTGAAGTGGATGCCATTTTTAATGATTTGATAAAAGAAGCCATTGTTGCGGTCATCGCTGTTATTGTGGTCACCACACTTGGTCTGACCATTGGCGGTGCGTTCATCGTTTCACTTGCCATCCCATTATCAATCACAATCGGAACGATTCCGCTGCCATTTTTACAAGTGGACCTCAATCAGATATCGATTATCGGCTTTATCATTGCCCTAGGGATACTTGTCGATGATGCCATTGTCGTCAACGATAATATTTTAAGGCAGATGAAAAAATATGAAAGTCCGCTGAAAGGAACGATTGCAGGTGTCAAAGAAGTGGCAGGGTCTATTTTGACATCAACACTTGCGGTTGTGTTTGCTTTCTTGCCACTTGTTTTCCTATCAGGTGCAAACGGTTCATTTATACGAGCATTACCGTCTGTCCTCGTAACGACTGTACTTGCGTCTATGGTGATTTCTCTGACGCTAGTGCCAGTGTATCAATATACCGTGAACCGAAAAAGACAGAAAAAGAAAATTCAAAAGGAGCCAGGATTCCTAGGCAAACCGTTAAAAAAATTAGCTGATTTTTATGCAGACCGTGTGCTGACGAACATTGTGAAGCGTCCGCTGCTTATTGGCTTAAGTGGTTTGCTTGTTGCAACGCTTGCCTTTTTACTGATTTTCGTCACACCATTTGAATTTTTCCCTGCAGCGAATAAGAAAGAAGTGGTTGTCACTGTCACACTTCCAAGTGAAACAACATTAGACAAAACAAATGAAACATTAGAGAAAATAGAACAAGAGATGAAACAGCAGAAAGGCATTGAAGAGACGGCGATCTTTGCAGGCGGCGGTGTACCGAACCTGTTTAATGAAAGTATCTCAAATGCAAGTGATCATACTGGTCAGGTTGTCGTGAGAGTAGACAATGATCAGATGACGAGTAAACAATTGATCGATCGTATGACAGAGCCATTGCGTAAGAAATTTAAAGATGCTGATATCTTTATGAAAACCATTGTTCAAGGACCGCCAACTGGTGCACCTGTGACAGTAACCATTGCGGGTGACTCTTTTGCAAAGCTCATTGATGTCAAAGAAACGCTCACAAGTGAAATGAAAGAAAAAGGAGCGAGCTTGATCACTGACGATGTCAATCAGCCGGTAAAAACGATCTCCTTTGAACTAAACCGTGACCGAATGGCAGAGGATGGCCTCAGCGCTCAGCTTGTCAGCAGACAGCTCGGTCTTGTGACAGAAGGCATGCCATTAGGCAGCTTTAAACAAGGAACAAAAGATATCGATTTAGTGGTCAAACAGGATGTAGGTACACATCAAAATGGATTAAAGCTAAAAGAAATAAAAGTGCCTGTTAATTCAAATGAAGGCGGTATGCCTTCACTCGAGCCACTTAGCCGATATGTAAAAGAAAAAGAAACAGAGCAGTACGAAAGCATTCCACATGAAAATGGAATTCCGACCATTACGCTGAAGGCGTACCCTGGCACGTCAGAGTCGTTTAAAGGCGACATGAAAGAAGTCGTCGATCAAGTAGGAAAAACAGATGCAGCGAAGGATCTAGCTATTTCTCAAGGCGGAGAAAATGAAGATCAAACCAAGTTCTTTATTGAAATTAGTCTCTTATTTGGGGTTGTCTTGCTTCTCATTTATGTGACCATCGCTTTCCAGTTCAATTCATTGATGCTTCCACTATTAGTTCTAGGAACGGTTTACTTAGCGATATCTGGAGCTGTTATCGGACTATTTGTCACAAAAACGCCGTTCAGCTTTATGGCAACAATGGGAATTGTCTCATTAGCTGGTATCGTGGTCCGAAATGCGGTTGTCTTGTTCGAATTTATTGAGCAGCGGCGTAAGCAGGGATTCGATCAACAG